The Trypanosoma brucei brucei TREU927 chromosome 9, whole genome shotgun sequence genome includes a window with the following:
- a CDS encoding cytochrome c oxidase assembly factor, putative produces the protein MRRVSGNVLCGSASHWRAELMPTVLCAPHRLGSGARTSVDDEKEIEKDREALRKYSVFAGMTVLCAATLWYGSEKAKKRYFGSQGSARVSVETRGRPALGGPFVLVNTDGEPVSQAEFLGSWAFFYFGFTHCPEICPVELNRMSKVIDAVRAKRPNQKIVPLFVSCDPRRDSLEAIAEYLSVFHESFVGLVGTPKQVSDACKSYRIYYSLPSEEAAEQNDYLIDHSIAIFLFDPKGRFVDFFGSRYDENEITERVLGYMDQLERDPEWTNW, from the coding sequence ATGCGGCGGGTATCAGGAAATGTTTTGTGCGGCTCTGCGTCCCATTGGAGGGCAGAACTGATGCCGACGGTGTTGTGCGCGCCACATCGCCTCGGCTCAGGTGCACGAACAAGTGTAGACGACGAGAAGGAAATCGAGAAGGACCGGGAGGCCCTTCGTAAGTACTCCGTCTTTGCGGGTATGACCGTATTGTGCGCAGCCACGTTGTGGTACGGGTCTGAGAAAGCGAAGAAACGGTACTTTGGTTCTCAAGGAAGTGCAAGAGTTAGCGTTGAAACGCGAGGGCGCCCTGCCCTCGGTGGGCCGTTTGTTCTTGTGAATACAGATGGCGAACCTGTCTCCCAAGCGGAGTTCTTGGGATCCTGGGCATTCTTTTACTTTGGCTTTACACACTGCCCAGAAATATGCCCTGTTGAATTGAATCGCATGTCTAAAGTTATCGATGCTGTGCGAGCGAAGCGTCCTAATCAGAAAATCGTGCCGCTATTCGTTTCTTGTGACCCGAGGCGGGATTCCCTGGAGGCGATTGCAGAATACCTCAGTGTCTTTCATGAGAGCTTTGTTGGGCTTGTAGGGACCCCAAAGCAGGTGAGCGATGCCTGCAAATCTTACCGTATTTACTACTCGCTTCCGAGCGAGGAGGCCGCAGAGCAGAATGACTACCTCATTGACCATAGCATCGCCATATTTCTCTTCGACCCTAAGGGCCGGTTTGTGGACTTCTTTGGGAGCCGCTATGACGAGAATGAAATAACCGAGCGTGTCTTGGGTTACATGGATCAGCTGGAACGAGATCCGGAGTGGACAAACTGGTGA